From Skermanella sp. TT6, a single genomic window includes:
- a CDS encoding ABC transporter permease, with protein MASGTTATGSGKGFGQPGEVPGWVNYALLPVLNLAAALVVSSLVILAIGENPLAAMEVLLYGSFGYPEAIGFTLYYATNFIFTGLAVSVAFHCGLFNIGGEGQAYIGGLAIGLVGLAFGGVPWPVVAAVAIVAGALGGAAWAYIPAYLQAKRGSHIVITTIMFNFIAASIMTYLLVDVLIAPGQQSPESRQFDQSTWLPFMHEALGRIGIDIPNSPLNLSFVWALACCALVWVFVWHTRWGYEIRTVGQNERAAVYAGISPSRNIILAMAISGALAGFVGLNEVLGVHHRLILGFTGGVGFVGIAVALMGRNHPVGIVLAALLFGALYQGGSELAFEFPTINREMVVVIQGLVILFAGALENLFKARIEALFRRTVRRPAAAG; from the coding sequence ATGGCATCCGGAACGACGGCGACGGGCAGCGGCAAGGGGTTCGGGCAACCGGGGGAGGTGCCGGGATGGGTCAACTACGCCCTGCTGCCGGTGCTCAACCTCGCCGCGGCGCTGGTGGTCTCCAGCCTCGTGATCCTGGCGATCGGCGAGAACCCGCTGGCCGCGATGGAAGTGCTGCTCTACGGCTCGTTCGGCTATCCGGAGGCGATCGGCTTCACGCTGTACTACGCCACCAACTTCATCTTCACCGGGCTGGCGGTGTCGGTCGCCTTCCATTGCGGGCTGTTCAACATCGGCGGCGAGGGGCAGGCCTATATCGGCGGGCTCGCGATCGGGCTGGTCGGGCTGGCGTTCGGCGGGGTGCCGTGGCCGGTGGTGGCGGCGGTGGCGATCGTGGCGGGCGCCCTCGGCGGCGCCGCCTGGGCCTATATCCCGGCCTATCTCCAGGCGAAGCGCGGCAGCCACATCGTCATCACGACGATCATGTTCAACTTCATCGCCGCGTCTATCATGACCTACCTGCTGGTGGACGTGCTGATCGCCCCCGGCCAGCAGTCGCCGGAAAGCCGGCAGTTCGACCAGTCCACCTGGCTGCCCTTCATGCACGAAGCGCTGGGCCGGATCGGCATCGACATCCCCAACTCGCCGCTGAACCTGTCCTTCGTCTGGGCGCTGGCCTGCTGCGCGCTGGTCTGGGTCTTCGTCTGGCACACCCGCTGGGGCTACGAGATCCGCACCGTCGGCCAGAACGAGCGGGCGGCGGTCTATGCCGGCATCTCGCCGTCGCGCAACATCATCCTGGCCATGGCGATCTCCGGCGCGCTGGCCGGATTCGTCGGGCTGAACGAGGTGCTGGGCGTCCATCACCGGCTGATCCTGGGCTTCACCGGCGGGGTCGGGTTCGTCGGCATCGCGGTGGCGCTGATGGGGCGCAACCACCCCGTCGGGATCGTGCTGGCGGCGCTGCTGTTCGGCGCGCTGTACCAGGGCGGGTCGGAGCTGGCGTTCGAGTTCCCCACCATCAACCGGGAGATGGTGGTGGTGATCCAGGGGCTGGTGATCCTGTTCGCCGGCGCGCTGGAGAACCTGTTCAAGGCCCGGATCGAGGCGCTGTTCCGGCGCACCGTCCGCCGGCCGGCGGCGGCGGGCTGA
- a CDS encoding adenylate/guanylate cyclase domain-containing protein yields MTAHQTQDLPAAPAAPAATAPARRRWLPAPPGPLRNAHTFGWLVTVLAAFMAVESIGFPWPGEEYAAFNRLAAWVTGGLLVLAAGSLACVLTGRMLAGRMGIVLYGCGVVGAMTVILGPGTGIDVLAATCLFAGPALLFARTERLALAVGCALCVAVIAFMQVWIRLGYAPYAPATAANLAEVRTGVVIVAACVGVLVVYLYWSAEIARGAAAREAARSDALLLNVLPASVADRLKAGEQRIADRLDAVTVLFADIAGFTAFAADRNAAEVVEVLGGLFSRFDALCAAHGVEKLKTIGDGYMAVAGAPAGLPDHAGAAARVALGMMEAMAETLRDHPGLGLRVGLNTGPVVAGVIGTHKFAYDVWGDTVNLASRLESRASPGTIAVSASTRDALGERFRLEPLGTAELKGIGAVPVWRLVGSAEE; encoded by the coding sequence GTGACCGCGCATCAGACCCAGGACCTCCCCGCCGCCCCGGCGGCGCCGGCGGCAACGGCTCCGGCCCGGCGCCGCTGGCTGCCCGCACCTCCGGGACCGCTGCGGAACGCCCATACCTTCGGCTGGCTGGTGACCGTCCTGGCCGCCTTCATGGCCGTGGAGAGCATCGGTTTTCCCTGGCCGGGGGAGGAATACGCGGCCTTCAACCGGCTGGCGGCCTGGGTCACGGGCGGGCTGCTGGTGCTGGCCGCCGGCTCGCTGGCCTGCGTGCTGACGGGACGCATGCTGGCCGGGCGCATGGGCATCGTGCTCTACGGCTGCGGCGTGGTCGGCGCCATGACCGTGATCCTGGGTCCCGGGACGGGGATCGACGTGCTGGCCGCCACCTGCCTGTTCGCCGGGCCGGCGCTGCTGTTCGCCCGGACGGAGCGCCTCGCGCTGGCCGTGGGGTGCGCGCTGTGCGTCGCCGTCATCGCCTTCATGCAGGTCTGGATCCGCCTGGGCTACGCGCCCTATGCCCCGGCGACGGCGGCCAACCTGGCGGAGGTCCGGACCGGCGTGGTGATCGTCGCCGCCTGCGTCGGCGTGCTGGTGGTCTATCTCTACTGGTCGGCGGAGATCGCCCGGGGTGCCGCGGCGCGGGAGGCGGCCCGGTCCGACGCGCTGCTGCTGAACGTGCTGCCGGCCAGCGTCGCAGACCGCCTGAAGGCCGGGGAGCAACGGATCGCCGACCGGCTGGACGCCGTGACGGTGCTGTTCGCCGACATCGCGGGCTTCACCGCCTTCGCCGCCGACCGCAACGCGGCCGAGGTGGTGGAGGTGCTGGGCGGCCTGTTCTCCCGCTTCGACGCGCTGTGCGCGGCGCATGGGGTGGAAAAGCTGAAGACCATCGGCGACGGCTACATGGCGGTCGCCGGCGCCCCCGCCGGCCTGCCCGACCATGCCGGCGCCGCGGCCCGGGTGGCGCTGGGCATGATGGAGGCCATGGCCGAGACCCTGCGCGACCATCCCGGCCTGGGGCTGCGCGTCGGCCTGAACACCGGCCCGGTGGTCGCCGGCGTGATCGGCACGCACAAGTTCGCCTACGACGTCTGGGGCGACACGGTCAACCTGGCGAGCCGCCTGGAGTCGCGGGCCTCCCCCGGCACCATCGCGGTCTCGGCCAGCACGCGCGACGCGCTGGGCGAGCGCTTCCGGCTGGAGCCGCTGGGCACGGCGGAGCTGAAGGGCATCGGCGCGGTGCCGGTATGGCGGCTGGTCGGGAGTGCGGAGGAGTGA
- a CDS encoding YHS domain-containing (seleno)protein yields MSRSAVRPLIVALAALAAAGSFAPPALAKEPAIHTGFFSSLAVGGYDPVAYFTQGKPVEGSKEFSTRWMDADWRFASAENRDLFLAAPEKYAPQYGGYCAWAIAQGKTASGDPKFWKVVDDRLYLNYDQDVQQRWEKDIPGFIASADRNWPAVLGK; encoded by the coding sequence ATGTCTCGAAGCGCAGTACGCCCGCTGATCGTCGCCTTGGCCGCCCTGGCGGCGGCCGGTTCGTTCGCACCGCCCGCCCTGGCGAAGGAGCCCGCGATCCATACCGGCTTCTTCAGCAGCCTCGCGGTCGGCGGTTACGACCCCGTGGCCTATTTCACCCAGGGGAAGCCGGTCGAGGGCAGCAAGGAATTCTCGACCCGGTGGATGGACGCGGACTGGCGCTTCGCCTCCGCGGAGAACCGCGACCTGTTCCTCGCGGCGCCGGAGAAATACGCGCCGCAGTACGGTGGGTACTGCGCCTGGGCGATCGCCCAGGGAAAGACCGCGTCGGGCGACCCGAAATTCTGGAAGGTGGTCGACGACAGGCTGTACCTGAACTACGACCAGGACGTCCAGCAGCGGTGGGAGAAGGATATCCCCGGCTTCATCGCCAGCGCCGACCGCAACTGGCCCGCCGTCCTGGGAAAGTGA
- a CDS encoding tetratricopeptide repeat protein: MAIRRDRFGLAVTTDSPATVEAIDRFTKEVLSHGREAGLLLAAAEADPGCALLQAYSGALYLFLQTAEGAAKAAPFLERARTLARGASERERLTVAALDAWGAGATDRALHLHRTIARRWPRDLLNLKLAQIHQLNRGDRAGMRELAEAALPHNWRTSYAWGMLAFALEQAGALDAAEDAGRRAVAMNPDDPWAQHAVAHVLEARGDPAAGLAFVEPLSGTWERCSSFMYTHNWWHSALFRLELDEQAAALALFDGRVWGVRKTHVQDQVNAVSLLSRLELRGVDVGGRWADVADHVRPRIHDRQNGFLDLHYLYALARAGDGEAVACLLAGMEGFAATGPASCRSVWREVAVPAARALAAHAAGRFAEAAATLGPLLPRLYLLGGSTAQQTWFHRLHHDARRRAAGAPFVRPGACA, translated from the coding sequence ATGGCGATCCGGCGCGACCGATTCGGGCTGGCCGTGACGACGGACTCTCCCGCCACCGTCGAGGCGATCGACCGCTTCACCAAGGAGGTCCTGAGCCACGGCCGGGAGGCCGGCCTGCTCCTGGCCGCCGCCGAGGCCGATCCCGGCTGCGCCCTGCTCCAGGCCTATTCCGGGGCCTTGTACCTGTTCCTCCAGACCGCGGAGGGCGCGGCGAAGGCCGCCCCCTTCCTGGAGCGCGCCCGCACCCTGGCGCGCGGCGCGTCGGAGCGGGAGCGGCTGACGGTGGCGGCGCTGGACGCCTGGGGGGCGGGTGCGACCGACCGGGCGCTCCACCTGCACCGGACCATCGCCCGGCGCTGGCCGCGCGACCTGCTCAACCTCAAGCTCGCCCAGATCCACCAGCTCAACCGGGGCGACCGGGCGGGCATGCGCGAACTGGCGGAGGCCGCCCTGCCGCACAATTGGCGGACCAGCTACGCCTGGGGCATGCTGGCCTTCGCGCTGGAACAGGCGGGGGCCCTGGACGCCGCCGAGGACGCGGGCCGACGCGCCGTCGCCATGAACCCGGACGACCCCTGGGCCCAGCATGCCGTGGCCCATGTGCTGGAGGCGCGCGGCGATCCCGCCGCCGGGCTGGCCTTCGTCGAGCCGCTGTCCGGCACCTGGGAGCGTTGCTCCAGCTTCATGTATACCCACAACTGGTGGCATAGCGCCCTGTTCCGCCTGGAGCTGGACGAGCAGGCCGCCGCCCTGGCGCTGTTCGACGGGCGGGTCTGGGGCGTGCGCAAGACCCATGTCCAGGACCAGGTCAACGCCGTCTCGCTGCTGTCGCGCCTGGAGCTGCGCGGCGTCGATGTCGGCGGGCGCTGGGCCGACGTGGCTGACCATGTCCGGCCGCGCATCCACGACCGGCAGAACGGCTTCCTCGATCTGCATTACCTCTATGCCCTGGCGCGGGCGGGCGACGGCGAGGCGGTGGCCTGCCTGCTGGCCGGGATGGAAGGGTTCGCCGCGACCGGGCCGGCGTCGTGCCGGTCGGTCTGGCGCGAGGTCGCGGTCCCCGCCGCCCGCGCCCTGGCGGCCCATGCCGCCGGCCGGTTCGCGGAGGCGGCGGCGACCCTGGGGCCGCTGCTGCCCCGGCTGTACCTGCTGGGCGGCAGCACCGCGCAGCAGACCTGGTTCCACCGTCTCCACCACGACGCCCGGCGGCGCGCCGCCGGCGCACCGTTCGTCCGGCCGGGGGCCTGCGCGTGA
- a CDS encoding alpha/beta fold hydrolase, which translates to MRFRSLLRAAGLIAVAFGAAGCGVPGPATPAATMEPLRRSLSLGGLAEGEPPVTVSYLTAGDPAAARLILVHGTPGAADGWADFLADPPPGLEVVALDRLGFGESGPEGAVTDLADQADAVAALLPDGSRPAILLGHSLGGPIAALAAARHPERVRALILLAASLDPGLERIHPLQHVGAWAPVRAVLPRPIRNANAELLALKPELEALRPELALVRCPVLIVHGTEDDLVPFSNVAYAEAHLTGACRVETVILDGADHFLPWNAAPTVRAAIARAEGMAC; encoded by the coding sequence GTGAGGTTCCGCTCGCTCCTCCGCGCCGCCGGCCTGATCGCCGTCGCCTTCGGCGCCGCCGGGTGCGGCGTGCCCGGACCCGCGACCCCGGCGGCGACGATGGAGCCCCTGCGCCGCAGCCTGTCCCTCGGCGGCCTTGCGGAGGGCGAACCGCCGGTCACCGTCAGCTACCTGACGGCGGGCGATCCCGCGGCGGCCCGGCTGATCCTGGTCCACGGCACGCCGGGCGCCGCCGACGGCTGGGCCGACTTCCTGGCCGATCCGCCGCCGGGGCTGGAGGTGGTGGCGCTGGACCGGCTGGGCTTCGGGGAGAGCGGTCCGGAAGGCGCCGTCACCGACCTCGCCGACCAGGCCGACGCCGTCGCGGCGCTGCTGCCGGACGGTAGCCGGCCGGCGATCCTGCTCGGCCATTCCCTGGGTGGACCGATCGCCGCCCTGGCCGCCGCGCGCCATCCGGAGCGGGTGCGGGCCCTGATCCTGCTGGCCGCCTCGCTCGATCCCGGCCTGGAGCGGATCCATCCCTTGCAGCATGTCGGCGCCTGGGCGCCCGTGAGGGCCGTCCTGCCGCGCCCGATCCGCAACGCCAACGCCGAGCTGCTGGCGCTCAAGCCGGAGCTGGAGGCGCTGCGCCCGGAACTGGCGCTGGTCCGCTGCCCGGTGCTGATCGTCCACGGCACCGAGGACGACCTGGTGCCCTTCTCCAACGTCGCCTATGCCGAGGCGCACCTGACCGGCGCCTGCCGGGTCGAGACGGTGATCCTGGACGGCGCCGACCATTTCCTGCCGTGGAACGCCGCCCCGACCGTGCGGGCGGCGATCGCCCGGGCGGAGGGCATGGCATGCTGA
- a CDS encoding DedA family protein, with protein MLTSLEATLGALVAASADPWVILPALVLITFLLEDVAIAAGVALALDGTIGWPAAFLAVAGGIALGDLGLYGTGRLALRVPALRRRLEDARVDRARAALDGRLGIAVLVARVVPGLRLATYTAAGLLGVSFPRFAALVVAAVAAWTAGLFWLATALGQALGELLERTFGIGPTAAVVLALLPLVLLALVLPRVMRGPSAEKPVNTGVSP; from the coding sequence ATGCTGACGAGCCTGGAAGCCACCCTCGGGGCGCTGGTCGCAGCGTCCGCCGATCCCTGGGTCATCCTGCCGGCGCTGGTCCTGATCACCTTCCTGCTGGAGGACGTGGCGATCGCGGCCGGCGTGGCCCTGGCGCTCGACGGCACGATCGGCTGGCCCGCCGCCTTCCTGGCGGTGGCCGGGGGCATCGCGCTCGGCGACCTCGGCCTCTACGGCACGGGCCGGCTGGCGCTCCGGGTGCCGGCGCTGCGCCGGCGGCTGGAGGATGCCCGGGTCGATCGGGCGCGCGCGGCGCTCGACGGAAGGCTGGGAATCGCCGTCCTGGTCGCCCGCGTGGTGCCGGGCCTGCGGCTCGCCACATACACCGCCGCCGGGCTGCTGGGCGTGTCCTTCCCCCGGTTCGCCGCCCTGGTCGTCGCGGCGGTCGCGGCCTGGACCGCGGGGCTGTTCTGGCTGGCGACCGCCTTGGGGCAGGCGCTCGGCGAGCTGCTGGAACGCACCTTCGGCATCGGGCCCACGGCCGCCGTCGTCCTGGCGCTCCTGCCGCTCGTCCTCCTCGCCCTGGTCCTGCCGCGCGTGATGCGCGGACCGTCCGCGGAAAAACCCGTCAACACCGGGGTGTCCCCATGA
- a CDS encoding D-alanine--D-alanine ligase, translating to MTMLAEPPSALPVPAPEPRDRPWPVPHAGMPPLDTAGDPLSAFEFWSMRRFYWPIALYALWLMVRYRGVTLPTAANPSFPGGGLVGESKSAILDLACAAAPDHVAPFVAVDRPGHPDDAIGEALAAEAAMTAAGLGFPVVAKPDLGCRGAGVRLVRDPGELAAYLEGFPAGARLVFQRHVAYEAEAGVFYVREPGRETGRILSLTLKYFPYVHGDGRSTLRELILADPRAGRVPHLYLPRHAARLDWIPEAGEPVRLAFAGSHSRGSIFRDGTHLVTPAMTERFDAIARAIPEFWFGRFDVRFADIARLQAGEDFTILEVNGAGAEMTHVWDRSKTLRQARRDLMEQYRLLFAIGRANRNRGHRGQGLREFWRAWRREKALTPHYPPTL from the coding sequence ATGACCATGCTCGCCGAACCGCCGTCCGCCCTTCCCGTGCCGGCTCCCGAACCGCGCGACCGGCCCTGGCCGGTGCCGCATGCCGGGATGCCGCCCCTGGACACCGCCGGGGACCCGCTCAGCGCCTTCGAGTTCTGGTCGATGCGCCGGTTCTACTGGCCGATCGCGCTCTACGCCCTGTGGCTGATGGTGCGCTACCGGGGCGTCACGCTGCCGACCGCGGCGAACCCGTCCTTTCCCGGCGGCGGCCTGGTCGGCGAGTCCAAGTCGGCCATCCTGGACCTCGCCTGCGCGGCGGCGCCCGACCATGTCGCCCCCTTCGTCGCGGTGGACCGGCCCGGCCATCCCGACGACGCTATCGGCGAGGCGCTGGCGGCGGAGGCGGCCATGACCGCCGCCGGCCTGGGCTTCCCCGTGGTCGCCAAGCCGGACCTGGGGTGCCGGGGGGCGGGGGTTCGGCTGGTCCGCGACCCGGGGGAGCTGGCGGCCTATCTGGAGGGGTTCCCGGCCGGGGCGCGGCTGGTCTTCCAGCGCCACGTGGCGTACGAGGCGGAGGCGGGAGTCTTCTATGTCCGCGAGCCCGGCCGGGAGACGGGCCGGATATTGTCGCTGACGCTGAAATACTTCCCCTACGTCCACGGCGACGGACGCTCGACCCTGCGGGAGCTGATCCTGGCCGACCCGCGCGCAGGCCGGGTGCCGCACCTCTACCTGCCGCGCCACGCCGCCCGGCTGGATTGGATACCCGAGGCGGGGGAACCGGTCCGGCTTGCCTTCGCCGGAAGCCACAGCCGGGGCAGCATCTTCCGCGACGGGACCCACCTGGTCACCCCGGCCATGACCGAACGGTTCGACGCCATCGCCCGCGCCATCCCGGAATTCTGGTTCGGCCGGTTCGACGTGCGATTCGCCGACATCGCGCGGCTCCAGGCCGGCGAGGATTTCACCATCCTGGAGGTCAACGGCGCCGGGGCGGAGATGACCCATGTCTGGGACCGCTCCAAGACGCTTCGGCAGGCCAGGCGAGACCTGATGGAGCAGTACCGCCTGCTGTTCGCGATCGGCCGCGCCAACCGGAACCGCGGGCACCGGGGCCAGGGGCTCCGCGAGTTCTGGCGGGCCTGGCGGCGCGAGAAGGCGCTGACGCCGCATTACCCGCCGACCTTGTGA
- a CDS encoding methyl-accepting chemotaxis protein, which translates to MNLAAIFSSLLARKVAAGVLAALVAVQLLLLLVFYFGQRSVFLGTIAEEGTGVVRALERLLPDAADAASAKASAERVIRNTRVTGLTLVRPDGTELARAGETPALSYGRGARDLLNAEETRYDILLSPADLGGRMGAVARLTTDGGDAFVQGNVLRRFLSDMGVALVGALATLVVLSSLVLAPLSRIRRALQSGTGDLPAERRDDIGDVARALAASRAQADEVERLRAERQRAEHDAEQDRRARLGRLADEVEGGVREVLARLEADSARLAEVSGVMVGASRDTGDRAGAVRTASEDAAVNVETVAAAAEELTAAIHEIARQVVTSSEIAKHANAEAKRTDATVRGLQEAASRIGEVVRLIQEIAEQTNLLALNATIEAARAGEAGKGFAVVAGEVKNLAGQTARATEDIAAQVAGIRAASEAAAGAIGGISLTVTRIDEISAGIAASVEEQGAATAEIARNVAQAASSTRGVTSDALGMAEAAGETSRAAGDVRVVGERLAGGTSELRAAVSRLVRQIREG; encoded by the coding sequence ATGAACCTCGCCGCCATCTTCTCAAGCCTGCTGGCCCGCAAGGTGGCCGCCGGGGTCCTGGCCGCCCTGGTGGCGGTGCAGCTCCTTTTGCTGCTGGTCTTCTATTTCGGCCAGCGCTCCGTCTTCCTCGGCACGATCGCGGAGGAGGGGACCGGCGTCGTCCGGGCGCTGGAGCGGCTGCTGCCCGACGCGGCGGACGCGGCCTCCGCCAAGGCCTCGGCGGAACGGGTGATCCGGAACACCCGGGTGACCGGGCTGACCCTGGTGCGGCCGGACGGGACCGAGCTGGCGCGGGCCGGCGAGACCCCGGCGCTGTCCTATGGCAGGGGTGCCCGCGACCTGCTGAACGCCGAGGAGACCCGGTACGACATCCTCCTGTCCCCCGCCGACCTGGGCGGGCGGATGGGCGCGGTCGCCCGGCTGACCACGGACGGCGGCGACGCTTTCGTCCAGGGCAACGTGCTGCGCCGGTTCCTGTCCGACATGGGCGTCGCCCTGGTCGGCGCGCTGGCCACCCTGGTGGTCCTGTCGAGCCTGGTGCTCGCCCCGCTGTCGCGCATCCGGAGGGCGCTCCAGTCCGGGACCGGCGACCTGCCGGCCGAGCGGCGCGACGATATCGGCGACGTCGCCCGCGCCCTGGCGGCATCGCGCGCCCAGGCCGACGAAGTCGAGCGGCTGCGCGCCGAGCGGCAGCGGGCCGAGCACGACGCCGAGCAGGACCGGCGCGCCCGGCTGGGCCGCCTCGCCGACGAGGTGGAGGGCGGCGTCCGCGAGGTGCTGGCCCGGCTGGAAGCGGATTCCGCCCGCCTCGCCGAGGTCTCCGGCGTCATGGTCGGCGCCTCGCGCGATACCGGCGACCGCGCCGGGGCCGTCCGCACGGCATCGGAGGACGCCGCCGTCAATGTCGAGACCGTCGCCGCCGCGGCAGAGGAGCTGACCGCCGCCATCCACGAGATCGCCCGGCAGGTGGTGACCAGCTCGGAGATCGCCAAGCACGCCAACGCGGAGGCGAAGCGGACCGATGCAACGGTGCGCGGCCTCCAGGAGGCGGCGTCGCGGATCGGCGAGGTGGTCCGGCTGATCCAGGAGATCGCCGAGCAGACCAACCTGCTGGCGCTCAACGCCACGATCGAGGCGGCCCGGGCGGGGGAGGCCGGCAAGGGCTTCGCGGTGGTCGCCGGCGAGGTGAAGAACCTGGCCGGCCAGACCGCCCGCGCCACCGAGGACATCGCCGCACAGGTCGCCGGGATCCGCGCCGCCAGCGAGGCGGCGGCCGGCGCCATCGGCGGGATTTCCCTGACGGTGACCCGGATCGACGAGATTTCCGCCGGCATCGCCGCCTCCGTCGAGGAGCAGGGCGCCGCCACCGCCGAGATCGCCCGCAACGTCGCCCAGGCCGCGTCTTCCACCCGCGGCGTCACGTCGGACGCGCTCGGCATGGCCGAGGCCGCCGGCGAGACCAGCCGCGCCGCCGGCGACGTGCGGGTGGTCGGCGAACGTCTGGCCGGCGGAACGTCGGAACTGCGGGCGGCGGTGTCGCGGCTGGTCCGGCAGATCCGGGAGGGGTAA
- a CDS encoding ABC transporter ATP-binding protein: protein MTGNRAGDGIVQGRLGGGPPPDPGPPALELVGIDKWFGANHANRNVSLAVRRGSIHGVIGENGAGKSTIMSIVYGYLRADGGTVLVNGKPADIRTPRDAIAAGIGMVHQHFMLVDTFTVVENVLLGAEGGATLAPGLARARGELERLEREYALEVDVDAVVGDLPVGLQQRVEILKALYRGADLLILDEPTGVLTPQEADHLFCILRALRDQGKTIIIITHKLREIMELTDAVTVMRRGEVVANVRTAETGRDQLAELMVGRKVLLRVDKKPAEPGPVVLDVRGLTVVDRSGVARVKGVSLSVRAGEIVGIAGVSGNGQSELLEALAGIHPLAEGTVRLHGEKISDKAMFTARGLRRAGVAHVPEDRQKVGLVTSFSASECAVLGYHDDPRYNGRILMDRGAMLGRCQAEMKSYDVRPPLPGLRAANFSGGNQQKIVLAREIERNPDVLLVGQPTRGVDIGAIEFIHRRLVELRDAGKAILLVSVELDEILALSDRILVMFDGHLVGEIPAGQATERRLGLMMAGITEEAAE from the coding sequence ATGACCGGAAACCGGGCCGGCGACGGCATCGTGCAGGGCAGGCTCGGCGGCGGCCCGCCTCCCGATCCCGGGCCGCCGGCCCTCGAACTGGTCGGCATCGACAAGTGGTTCGGCGCCAACCACGCCAACAGGAACGTGTCCCTGGCCGTCCGCCGGGGCAGCATCCACGGCGTGATCGGGGAGAACGGCGCCGGCAAGTCGACGATCATGAGCATCGTCTACGGCTATCTGCGCGCCGACGGCGGCACCGTGCTGGTCAACGGCAAGCCGGCCGACATCCGCACCCCCCGGGACGCCATCGCGGCGGGCATCGGCATGGTCCACCAGCATTTCATGCTGGTCGATACCTTCACCGTGGTGGAGAACGTCCTGCTCGGCGCGGAGGGCGGCGCCACCCTGGCCCCCGGCCTGGCCCGCGCCCGCGGGGAACTCGAGCGGCTGGAGCGGGAATACGCGCTGGAAGTGGACGTGGACGCCGTGGTCGGCGACCTTCCCGTCGGGCTCCAGCAGCGGGTGGAGATCCTTAAGGCGCTGTACCGCGGCGCCGACCTGCTGATCCTGGACGAGCCGACCGGCGTGCTGACCCCGCAGGAGGCGGACCACCTGTTCTGCATCCTCCGCGCGCTGCGCGACCAGGGCAAGACGATCATCATCATCACCCACAAGCTGCGCGAGATCATGGAGCTGACCGACGCGGTCACCGTGATGCGCCGGGGCGAGGTGGTCGCCAACGTCAGGACGGCGGAGACCGGCCGCGACCAGCTGGCCGAGCTGATGGTCGGCCGCAAGGTGCTGCTCCGGGTCGACAAGAAGCCGGCGGAGCCCGGCCCGGTCGTGCTCGACGTGCGCGGCCTGACGGTGGTGGACCGCTCCGGCGTCGCCCGGGTCAAGGGCGTCAGCCTGTCGGTCCGGGCCGGCGAGATCGTCGGCATCGCCGGCGTCTCGGGCAACGGCCAGTCGGAACTGCTGGAAGCGCTGGCCGGCATCCATCCCCTGGCCGAGGGCACGGTCCGGCTGCACGGCGAGAAGATCAGCGACAAGGCGATGTTCACCGCCCGCGGCCTGCGCCGGGCCGGCGTCGCCCACGTGCCGGAGGACCGGCAGAAGGTCGGGCTGGTGACGTCCTTCTCGGCCTCGGAATGCGCGGTCCTGGGCTATCATGACGACCCGCGCTACAACGGCCGCATCCTGATGGACCGGGGCGCCATGCTCGGCCGCTGCCAGGCCGAGATGAAGAGCTACGACGTGCGCCCGCCCCTGCCGGGCCTGCGCGCGGCCAACTTCTCCGGCGGCAACCAGCAGAAGATCGTGCTGGCCCGCGAGATCGAGCGGAACCCCGACGTTCTGCTGGTCGGCCAGCCGACCCGCGGCGTCGATATCGGCGCGATCGAGTTCATCCACCGGCGGCTGGTCGAGCTGCGCGACGCCGGCAAGGCGATCCTTCTGGTCTCGGTCGAGCTGGACGAGATCCTGGCGCTGAGCGACCGCATCCTGGTGATGTTCGACGGCCACCTGGTCGGCGAGATCCCGGCCGGCCAGGCGACCGAGCGCCGGCTGGGCTTGATGATGGCCGGGATCACCGAGGAGGCGGCGGAGTAG